In the genome of Halobacterium noricense, one region contains:
- a CDS encoding metallophosphoesterase yields the protein MALVEPILGEPAAVADLEGERAADSVEAADGRAGSSATSEVEGTETSERGSGEAATREQALVVADYHAGIERSLRREGLEVQSRAEHRRERVLDLVSETQPDRIIFLGDLGHAIGTPEGAEHDELDALFDALDVPVTLVVGNHDGGLADEFDLDATPPEGARFGDVGFAHGHTWPAPEVLEAETVCVGHEHPTVRLEDEVGGTRVERAWLRGPLDAAPFEEYHGETIDVHGDLAVVPAFNDLSGGTWVNVEGQEFLAPFLPEACPDAQLYLLDGTRLGRYRDV from the coding sequence ATGGCGCTGGTGGAGCCGATTCTCGGCGAACCCGCCGCGGTCGCCGACCTCGAAGGAGAGCGCGCGGCCGACAGCGTGGAGGCCGCGGACGGACGAGCGGGGAGCAGCGCGACCAGCGAAGTCGAAGGTACGGAGACCTCGGAACGAGGGAGCGGCGAAGCCGCGACCCGCGAGCAGGCGCTTGTCGTCGCTGACTACCACGCGGGTATCGAGCGCTCGCTGCGCCGCGAGGGGCTGGAAGTCCAGAGTCGCGCCGAGCACCGCCGCGAGCGCGTGCTCGACCTCGTCAGCGAGACGCAGCCGGATCGCATTATTTTCCTCGGCGACCTCGGGCACGCCATCGGCACGCCCGAGGGCGCTGAACACGACGAACTCGACGCGCTGTTCGACGCGCTCGACGTCCCCGTGACGCTCGTCGTGGGGAACCACGACGGCGGGCTCGCCGACGAGTTCGACCTCGACGCGACACCCCCGGAGGGCGCGCGCTTCGGTGACGTCGGATTCGCGCACGGCCACACGTGGCCCGCGCCCGAAGTGCTGGAGGCGGAGACGGTCTGCGTCGGCCACGAGCATCCGACAGTCCGGCTGGAGGACGAGGTCGGCGGGACGCGCGTCGAGCGCGCGTGGCTGCGCGGCCCGCTCGACGCCGCGCCGTTCGAGGAGTACCACGGCGAGACCATCGACGTGCACGGCGACCTCGCGGTGGTCCCGGCATTCAACGACCTCTCCGGCGGGACGTGGGTGAACGTCGAGGGCCAGGAATTCCTCGCGCCGTTCCTCCCCGAGGCGTGCCCGGACGCCCAACTCTACTTGCTGGACGGGACGCGGCTCGGTCGCTATCGCGACGTCTGA
- a CDS encoding universal stress protein, whose product MYSTILVPTDGSEGASEAVGVGLALAERFDAEVHALYVVDERFVATEFDLVVEEAHAEAERALDHAGRQCEDGGIIVEKHLRTGLPHEEILDAAGDYDADLVVMGKHGRSGLDRFLSVGSVTERVVRRAEVQVTTVPVSRADGG is encoded by the coding sequence GTGTACTCGACGATTCTCGTTCCGACCGACGGCAGTGAGGGGGCCTCGGAGGCGGTGGGCGTCGGCCTCGCCTTAGCCGAACGGTTCGACGCCGAGGTGCATGCGCTGTACGTCGTCGACGAGCGGTTCGTCGCGACGGAGTTCGACCTCGTCGTCGAGGAAGCGCACGCGGAGGCCGAGCGCGCGCTCGACCACGCCGGCCGACAGTGTGAGGACGGCGGCATCATCGTGGAGAAACACCTCCGGACCGGCCTGCCACACGAGGAGATTCTGGACGCGGCCGGGGACTACGACGCGGACCTCGTGGTGATGGGCAAGCACGGCCGCAGCGGCCTCGACCGATTCCTCAGCGTCGGGAGCGTCACCGAGCGCGTCGTCCGGCGGGCGGAGGTGCAGGTCACGACGGTGCCCGTCTCACGGGCCGACGGCGGATAG
- a CDS encoding Single-stranded DNA binding protein, whose translation MNIDDHAEELASDLGVDKAEVKENLQNLVEYSVPVEEAKRSLRRKFGDESGGDSGGPTAENIVDVSPDSGSVTVTAKVLTAGKRSIRYQGDDHVIGEGELADETGKISYTAWEDFGLEPGDTVAIGNASVREYEGNPELNFGESSTVSKAEDIDVPYDVGGDRDLADLAPGDRGRNVEVRVTEVETRTIDGRDGETEILSGVLGDESARLPFTDWDPHTEIEEGASVRLEDVYVREFRGVPSVNVSEFSTVTSLDEPVEVGGPTRMAIREAVDRGGAYDVELVGNVIEVRDGSGLIQRCPECGRVVQKGQCRQHGDVEGEDDLRVKAILDDGTDTVTVILDRELTEEVYGGDIEDARQQARDAMDQTVVADTIAETLVGSEYTVRGHLSVDDYGANLETLEFRESADDPAERAQAFLQEVEA comes from the coding sequence ATGAACATCGACGACCACGCCGAGGAGCTCGCCTCCGACCTCGGTGTAGACAAAGCGGAGGTCAAAGAGAACCTGCAGAACCTCGTGGAGTACAGCGTTCCCGTGGAGGAGGCCAAGCGGAGCCTCCGTCGGAAGTTCGGCGACGAGTCCGGCGGCGACTCGGGCGGCCCGACTGCAGAAAACATCGTGGACGTCAGCCCCGACTCGGGCAGCGTCACCGTGACGGCAAAAGTCCTGACGGCGGGCAAGCGCTCGATTCGCTACCAGGGCGACGACCACGTCATCGGCGAGGGCGAACTCGCCGACGAAACCGGGAAAATCTCGTACACTGCGTGGGAGGACTTCGGCCTCGAACCCGGCGACACCGTCGCCATCGGAAACGCCAGCGTCCGCGAGTACGAGGGGAATCCCGAACTCAACTTCGGGGAATCTTCGACCGTGAGCAAGGCCGAGGACATCGACGTGCCCTACGACGTGGGCGGCGACCGCGATCTCGCCGACCTCGCGCCGGGCGACCGCGGCCGGAACGTCGAGGTCCGCGTGACCGAGGTCGAGACCCGGACCATCGACGGCCGGGACGGCGAGACGGAGATTCTGAGCGGCGTCCTCGGCGACGAGAGCGCGCGCCTCCCGTTCACCGACTGGGACCCGCACACTGAAATCGAGGAGGGCGCGTCCGTCCGCCTCGAAGACGTCTACGTCCGCGAGTTCCGCGGCGTTCCCTCCGTGAACGTCTCGGAGTTCTCGACGGTCACGAGCCTCGACGAACCCGTCGAAGTGGGCGGCCCGACCCGGATGGCGATTCGGGAGGCCGTCGATCGCGGCGGCGCGTACGACGTCGAACTCGTCGGGAACGTCATCGAAGTCCGGGACGGCTCCGGGCTCATCCAGCGTTGTCCCGAGTGCGGCCGCGTCGTCCAGAAGGGGCAGTGCCGCCAGCACGGCGACGTGGAGGGCGAGGACGACCTGCGCGTGAAGGCGATTCTCGACGACGGCACGGACACCGTCACGGTGATTCTCGACCGCGAACTCACCGAGGAGGTGTACGGCGGCGACATCGAGGACGCGCGCCAGCAGGCCCGCGACGCGATGGACCAGACCGTCGTCGCGGACACCATCGCCGAGACGCTCGTCGGCTCCGAGTACACGGTCCGCGGCCACCTCTCGGTGGACGACTACGGCGCGAACCTCGAAACGCTGGAGTTCCGTGAATCCGCCGACGACCCGGCCGAGCGTGCGCAGGCCTTCCTTCAGGAGGTGGAAGCATGA
- a CDS encoding DEAD/DEAH box helicase translates to MSETRGMDAFSHLGGEVRAALSERGFTTPTEPQRRAIPALADGRNGLVVAPTGTGKTETAMLPVLNSIVEEGAPEGFAALYVTPLRALNRDMRERLDWWGETLGLDVDVRHGDTTQYQRKKQADDPPDVLVTTPETLQAMLTGEKLRNGLADVRHVVVDEVHELAGAKRGAQLSIGMERLVELAGDFQRIGLSATVGDPSEVGAFLTGGRGCEIIEVDVTSKVEFSVREPEITERDERLSNELMTSPSMASHVRAIQEIVDEHDSTLIFVNTRQTAEALGSRFKELDANIGVHHGSLSKEARIEVEDQFKAGELDGLLCTSSMELGIDVGRIDHVVQYASPREVARLLQRVGRAGHRRDEVSHGTVVTGSPDDTFEALAIARRAGEGDVETMQIHHGSLDTVANQIVGVVMDFGETSARHAYQIVTRAYPFHDLDETTFREVAMELHNNRVVYVDEDDDTVSKSGGTWQYYYANLSMIPDEETYAVYDMAAGRQVGTLDERFVVNFAEPGATFVQRGEMWRITNIDEEEEEVNVSPIEDPAGEVPSWTGQEIPVPYEVAQEVGEMREVAADQFDAGATLEGVAREFTARYPTDEYTAGEALEQVEYHVDSGNAMPSDDRIVVEQEGKTIVVNAALGHEANETVGRLLSALLGQRTGSSVGLDVGPYRVELDVPARISANGVVDLLHETDSEHVEPLLELSLKQSETLKFTLAQVAAKFGALKRWKGRDGVGLSRLLGALEDTPVYDEAVREVFHTDLDVERTSEVLEAIQSGNLEVAIEGERTAIGVGGRSSGSELLTPENADASVVQAVRERIQDDRVKLFCTHCQDWEHETKVRRVSDQPECPYCGSTRVAALSPWADDAVKAVRADDKDDEQRDRTERVFRNASIVQSHGKKAIIALSARGVGPRNAARVINRHREDEADFYRDILEREREYARTKAFW, encoded by the coding sequence ATGAGTGAGACGCGGGGGATGGACGCGTTCTCGCACCTCGGCGGCGAGGTTCGGGCGGCGCTCTCCGAGCGCGGGTTCACGACGCCGACGGAGCCACAGCGCCGCGCGATTCCCGCGCTCGCGGACGGCCGAAACGGCCTCGTGGTCGCGCCCACTGGGACCGGGAAGACGGAGACGGCGATGCTTCCGGTCCTCAATAGCATCGTCGAAGAGGGCGCGCCGGAGGGGTTCGCAGCGCTGTACGTGACCCCGCTACGGGCGCTGAACCGCGACATGCGTGAGCGCCTCGACTGGTGGGGGGAGACGCTCGGCCTCGACGTGGACGTCCGGCACGGCGACACGACGCAGTACCAGCGCAAGAAACAGGCCGACGACCCGCCGGACGTGCTCGTGACGACCCCGGAGACGTTGCAGGCGATGCTCACCGGGGAGAAGCTCCGGAACGGTCTCGCGGACGTGCGCCACGTCGTCGTCGACGAAGTGCACGAACTCGCGGGCGCGAAGCGCGGCGCCCAACTCTCGATTGGGATGGAGCGGCTCGTGGAGCTCGCGGGGGACTTCCAGCGCATCGGGCTGTCGGCGACCGTCGGCGACCCCAGCGAAGTGGGCGCGTTCCTCACGGGCGGCCGGGGCTGCGAGATTATCGAGGTCGACGTCACGTCGAAAGTCGAGTTCTCGGTGCGCGAGCCGGAGATAACCGAGCGCGACGAACGCCTGAGCAACGAGTTGATGACGTCGCCGTCGATGGCGAGCCACGTGCGCGCCATCCAGGAAATCGTCGACGAGCACGACTCCACGCTGATTTTCGTGAACACGCGCCAGACCGCGGAGGCGCTGGGGTCGCGGTTCAAGGAACTGGACGCCAACATCGGCGTCCACCACGGGTCCCTGTCGAAGGAAGCCCGCATCGAGGTCGAAGACCAGTTCAAGGCCGGCGAACTCGACGGCTTGCTCTGCACGTCCTCGATGGAACTCGGCATCGACGTGGGCCGCATCGACCACGTCGTCCAGTACGCCTCGCCACGGGAGGTCGCACGCCTGCTCCAGCGCGTCGGGCGCGCGGGCCACCGCCGCGACGAGGTCAGCCACGGCACCGTCGTGACGGGCAGCCCGGACGACACGTTCGAGGCGCTGGCCATCGCGCGGCGCGCCGGCGAGGGCGACGTGGAGACGATGCAGATTCACCACGGCAGCCTCGACACCGTAGCGAACCAAATCGTCGGCGTGGTGATGGACTTCGGGGAGACGAGCGCACGCCACGCCTACCAGATCGTGACGCGGGCGTACCCGTTCCACGACCTCGACGAGACAACGTTCCGCGAGGTGGCGATGGAACTGCACAACAACCGCGTCGTCTACGTCGACGAGGACGACGACACCGTCTCGAAATCCGGGGGGACGTGGCAGTACTACTACGCGAACCTCTCGATGATTCCCGACGAGGAGACGTACGCCGTCTACGACATGGCGGCGGGCCGGCAGGTCGGGACGCTGGACGAGCGCTTCGTCGTGAACTTCGCGGAACCCGGCGCGACGTTCGTCCAGCGCGGGGAGATGTGGCGCATCACGAACATCGACGAAGAAGAGGAGGAGGTCAACGTCTCCCCCATCGAGGACCCCGCGGGCGAGGTGCCGTCGTGGACGGGCCAGGAGATTCCCGTGCCTTACGAGGTCGCCCAGGAGGTCGGGGAGATGCGCGAAGTCGCGGCCGACCAGTTCGACGCGGGCGCGACCCTCGAAGGAGTCGCACGTGAGTTCACGGCGCGCTACCCGACGGACGAGTACACCGCGGGCGAGGCGCTCGAACAGGTCGAGTACCACGTCGACAGCGGGAACGCGATGCCCAGCGACGACCGCATCGTCGTCGAACAGGAAGGCAAGACAATCGTCGTGAACGCGGCCCTCGGCCACGAGGCCAACGAGACCGTCGGCCGGCTGCTGTCGGCGTTACTCGGCCAGCGAACCGGCTCCTCGGTGGGGCTCGACGTCGGCCCGTACCGCGTCGAACTGGACGTGCCCGCGCGCATCAGCGCGAACGGCGTCGTGGACCTGCTGCACGAGACGGACTCCGAGCACGTCGAGCCGCTGCTGGAGTTGAGTCTCAAGCAGTCGGAGACGCTGAAGTTCACGCTCGCGCAGGTCGCCGCGAAGTTCGGCGCACTCAAGCGTTGGAAAGGGCGAGATGGCGTCGGGCTGTCGCGGCTGCTGGGCGCGCTCGAAGACACGCCCGTCTACGACGAGGCCGTCCGCGAGGTGTTCCACACCGACCTCGACGTCGAACGCACCAGCGAGGTCCTCGAAGCAATCCAGTCCGGCAACTTGGAAGTCGCCATCGAGGGCGAACGAACGGCCATCGGCGTCGGCGGCCGCTCGTCGGGGTCGGAACTCCTCACACCCGAGAACGCGGACGCCAGCGTCGTGCAGGCGGTCCGCGAGCGCATCCAGGACGACCGCGTGAAACTGTTCTGTACGCACTGCCAGGACTGGGAGCACGAGACGAAAGTCCGGCGCGTCAGCGACCAGCCCGAGTGCCCGTACTGCGGGTCGACGCGCGTCGCCGCGCTGTCGCCGTGGGCCGACGACGCGGTGAAGGCGGTGCGCGCCGACGACAAGGACGACGAGCAGCGCGACCGCACCGAGCGCGTCTTCCGGAACGCGAGCATCGTCCAGAGCCACGGCAAGAAAGCGATTATCGCGCTGTCAGCGCGCGGCGTCGGCCCGCGGAACGCTGCCCGCGTCATCAACCGCCACCGCGAGGACGAGGCCGACTTCTACCGGGACATCCTCGAACGCGAACGTGAGTACGCCCGCACGAAGGCGTTCTGGTAG
- a CDS encoding 2,5-diamino-6-(ribosylamino)-4(3H)-pyrimidinone 5'-phosphate reductase codes for MHVVVNAAMSADGKLSTRRREQVAISGEADFRRVDELRASVDAVMVGVGTVLADNPSLTVDDSDLVAERDQRGDAPQPARVVADSHARTPPDAGVLDGAAETYVLVAEEEPREHRQTLEDAGATVVVAGENRVELPDALDQLEARGVEDLLVEGGGELIFSLFADDLVDDLSVFVAPKIIGGRDAPTLADGDGFVRDFPELDLAGVERIDDGVLLEYDC; via the coding sequence ATGCACGTCGTCGTCAACGCCGCGATGAGCGCGGACGGCAAGCTCTCGACGCGCCGCCGCGAACAGGTCGCCATCAGCGGCGAGGCCGACTTCCGGCGCGTGGACGAGCTGCGCGCGAGCGTCGACGCCGTGATGGTCGGCGTCGGCACCGTACTCGCGGACAACCCATCGCTGACCGTCGACGACTCTGACCTGGTCGCCGAACGCGACCAGCGCGGCGACGCCCCCCAGCCCGCTCGCGTCGTCGCGGACTCGCACGCCCGTACGCCGCCGGACGCCGGCGTGCTCGACGGTGCTGCGGAGACGTACGTCCTCGTCGCCGAAGAGGAACCCCGCGAGCACCGCCAGACGCTCGAAGACGCCGGCGCGACTGTCGTGGTTGCCGGCGAGAACCGCGTCGAACTTCCCGACGCGCTCGACCAACTGGAAGCCCGCGGCGTCGAAGACCTGCTGGTCGAGGGCGGCGGCGAACTCATCTTCTCGCTGTTCGCCGACGACCTCGTCGACGATCTCTCGGTGTTCGTCGCGCCCAAGATTATCGGCGGCCGCGACGCCCCGACGCTCGCCGACGGCGACGGCTTCGTCCGCGACTTCCCGGAACTCGACCTGGCGGGCGTCGAACGCATCGACGACGGCGTCCTCCTCGAATACGACTGCTGA
- a CDS encoding FAD-dependent oxidoreductase encodes MTDEPRVEIYTKTDCSYCEKAKDLFDAKGVDYVTYNVTTGERSHPRDGDAVSRDDENSQREFSNHSPNHSSGQSPREEGDEELFAEMKERANGRETAPEVFIDDELIGGWDDTHELDQTGELDEKLGIADGSDSETPAGSRNGSGETADDVVEHRKLIITGTGIAALTAAIYAARSNNDPLLFEGDEPGGQLTLTTEVENYPGFPEGISGPDLINNMKEQAERFGSELEHGVVENVDDAQRPFRVELTNGDVYTADAVIAASGASARTLGIPGEDELMGYGVSTCATCDGAFFKGEDMVVVGGGDAAAEEASFLTKFADTVYLVHRREELRAEDYWQERIQEHVDDGDMEVLWDTEAVEVNGTPEAGVEDVTLVRHPEGHPSAKLDDEETEQFSLSVGAFFVAIGHTPNTDYLEDTDVELDDEGYIVTRGGKGGGQTRTDVEGIFGAGDVVDYHYQQAVTAAGMGSKAALDADEYLESEGSATAAEGSEAAPADD; translated from the coding sequence ATGACCGACGAGCCCCGAGTGGAAATCTACACGAAGACAGACTGCTCGTACTGCGAGAAGGCCAAGGACCTCTTCGACGCGAAGGGCGTCGACTACGTGACGTACAACGTTACTACCGGGGAACGAAGTCATCCGAGAGACGGCGACGCCGTCTCTCGTGATGACGAAAATTCCCAGCGGGAATTTTCGAACCATTCCCCGAACCATTCGAGCGGGCAGAGCCCGCGAGAAGAGGGCGACGAGGAGTTGTTCGCGGAGATGAAAGAGCGCGCGAACGGCCGCGAGACCGCCCCCGAGGTGTTCATCGACGACGAGCTCATCGGCGGCTGGGACGACACCCACGAACTCGACCAGACCGGCGAACTCGACGAGAAGCTCGGCATCGCCGACGGCAGCGATAGCGAGACCCCGGCGGGGTCTCGAAACGGAAGCGGTGAAACCGCTGACGACGTCGTCGAGCACCGCAAGCTCATCATCACCGGGACGGGCATCGCGGCGCTGACGGCGGCAATCTACGCGGCGCGCTCGAACAACGATCCGCTGCTGTTCGAGGGCGACGAGCCCGGCGGCCAGCTCACGCTCACGACTGAGGTCGAGAACTACCCGGGCTTCCCGGAGGGCATCTCGGGGCCGGACCTCATCAACAACATGAAAGAGCAGGCCGAGCGCTTCGGCTCGGAGCTCGAACACGGCGTCGTCGAAAACGTCGACGACGCCCAGCGGCCGTTCCGCGTGGAGCTCACGAACGGCGACGTCTACACCGCCGACGCGGTCATCGCGGCGTCCGGTGCGAGCGCGCGGACGCTCGGCATCCCCGGCGAGGACGAGCTCATGGGGTACGGCGTCTCGACGTGTGCGACCTGCGACGGCGCGTTCTTCAAGGGCGAGGACATGGTCGTCGTCGGCGGCGGCGACGCGGCCGCCGAGGAGGCGAGCTTCCTCACGAAGTTCGCGGACACCGTCTACCTGGTCCACCGACGCGAGGAACTCCGCGCGGAGGACTACTGGCAGGAACGCATCCAGGAGCACGTCGACGACGGCGACATGGAAGTCCTCTGGGACACGGAAGCCGTCGAGGTCAACGGCACCCCCGAGGCCGGCGTCGAGGACGTGACGCTCGTGCGCCATCCCGAGGGCCACCCGTCGGCGAAGCTCGACGACGAGGAGACCGAGCAATTCTCGCTGTCGGTTGGCGCGTTCTTCGTCGCCATCGGCCACACGCCGAACACGGACTACCTCGAAGACACGGACGTCGAACTCGACGACGAGGGTTACATCGTCACCCGCGGCGGCAAGGGCGGCGGCCAGACGCGCACCGACGTCGAGGGCATCTTCGGCGCTGGCGACGTCGTCGACTACCACTACCAGCAGGCGGTCACCGCGGCCGGCATGGGCAGCAAGGCCGCGCTGGACGCCGACGAGTACCTCGAAAGCGAAGGGAGCGCGACGGCCGCCGAAGGCAGCGAGGCCGCGCCCGCGGACGACTGA
- a CDS encoding ribbon-helix-helix domain-containing protein — MSDADTNGGGEPEKTNINVRLTESLLADVDATWQDEGYNSRSEFIREALRDAVRHPGLTRKSWKEIAAVEHARRTGDSETFSREDILGDDE; from the coding sequence ATGTCTGATGCAGATACGAACGGTGGGGGCGAACCGGAGAAGACGAACATCAACGTTCGGCTGACGGAGTCGCTGCTCGCGGACGTCGACGCCACGTGGCAGGACGAGGGCTACAACAGTCGGAGCGAGTTCATCCGCGAAGCACTCCGAGACGCGGTCCGGCATCCCGGCCTGACCCGCAAGAGTTGGAAGGAGATTGCCGCCGTCGAACACGCGCGACGCACCGGCGACAGCGAGACGTTCTCCCGCGAGGACATTCTCGGCGATGACGAGTGA
- a CDS encoding response regulator codes for MSTESAADGSLDHDAPVVLVVDDEANVAEAYALWLPDEYEVRTATNGAQALDAADEDIDVVLLDRHMPDLSGDEVLDRLRERGLDCRVAMVTAVDPDFDIAEMSFDTYLTKPVDQGEIRDTVETLLGLSSFGDQSRQFFAVSRKIAALEDEKRASQLEDSDTYQQLVERRDELDSELDDVVGEMDDDDLEAAFRDL; via the coding sequence GGGAGCCTCGACCACGATGCGCCGGTCGTGCTCGTCGTGGACGACGAGGCGAACGTCGCGGAGGCGTACGCGCTCTGGCTCCCCGACGAGTACGAGGTCCGAACCGCAACGAACGGGGCGCAAGCCCTCGACGCAGCCGACGAGGACATCGACGTCGTCCTCCTCGACCGCCACATGCCGGACCTCTCCGGCGACGAAGTGCTGGACCGCCTCCGGGAGCGCGGCCTCGACTGCCGGGTGGCGATGGTGACCGCGGTCGACCCCGACTTCGACATCGCGGAGATGTCCTTCGACACGTACCTCACCAAGCCCGTCGACCAAGGAGAGATTCGGGACACCGTCGAGACCCTCCTCGGGCTGTCGTCGTTCGGCGACCAGTCCCGCCAGTTCTTCGCCGTCTCCCGGAAGATTGCGGCGCTCGAGGACGAGAAGCGCGCGTCCCAACTGGAGGACAGCGACACCTACCAGCAGCTCGTCGAGCGCCGCGACGAACTCGACAGCGAACTCGACGATGTCGTCGGCGAGATGGACGACGACGACCTCGAAGCCGCGTTCCGCGACCTCTGA
- a CDS encoding DUF7545 family protein gives MDEATFTIEDPDGDTNEVTIPARLVEIFSEEDDESEAQVVGDIALMAFAQRAHALVHHGQGEPTEELQNVEEAVLDQFEERFGQTYAEATGHQH, from the coding sequence ATGGACGAAGCCACGTTCACCATCGAGGACCCGGACGGCGACACCAACGAGGTCACGATTCCCGCGCGACTCGTGGAAATCTTCAGCGAGGAGGACGACGAGAGCGAGGCACAGGTCGTCGGCGACATCGCGCTGATGGCGTTCGCGCAGCGCGCTCACGCCCTCGTCCACCACGGCCAGGGCGAGCCTACCGAGGAACTGCAGAACGTCGAGGAAGCCGTCCTCGACCAGTTCGAGGAGCGCTTCGGGCAGACGTACGCGGAAGCGACCGGCCACCAGCACTAA
- a CDS encoding DUF357 domain-containing protein, which yields MPADLHEKMDRYEGLLAEALAEAEAVPPADTPLGEAAAEYEEMAQSYLDDGRHFRDHDDPVNALAAFSYGHAWLDAGARIGLFDVPESGHLFTV from the coding sequence ATGCCCGCCGACCTCCACGAGAAGATGGACCGCTACGAGGGCCTGCTGGCCGAAGCGCTCGCGGAAGCCGAAGCCGTTCCACCCGCGGACACGCCGCTGGGCGAGGCCGCTGCCGAGTACGAGGAGATGGCACAGTCGTACCTCGACGACGGCCGTCACTTCCGCGACCACGACGACCCAGTGAACGCGCTCGCGGCGTTCTCCTACGGGCACGCGTGGCTGGACGCGGGCGCTCGAATCGGGCTCTTCGACGTGCCCGAGAGTGGTCACCTGTTCACCGTGTAG
- a CDS encoding RPA family protein gives MSQSEDEEVNRREVAYRLFAAEFDDADYSYAESDEERAPNYVVTPTGARVNRVFVVGVLTEVEQVSDDVVRARVVDPTGAFVVYAGQYQPEALAALESADTPSFVAVTGKARTFQPEDADVVYTSIRPEEVSEVDAETRDRWVVSTAEQTVDRVATMAAAHERVERGDNLREILEAAGVQHGLAAGIPLALDHYGTTPAYLDAVRTLTLDAARVVAGERDEVGDLALSPSDEGDADLSFAADLDSESADGEEQAAETTEAEPAEPTESEAAESDEAPDAGTVDADLGEGDEETEVETAPAVSETEEEPEPETESEPETEESVEASEPEAEPESEPASATGPAAETPEPDEVAAEAAPEEGEAAADGEMYELSEEEREEVKENYDVGFSTGTEVPDAGESDIDVPESDEEAGGDEATEEATDEDDLGDFDADDEAFDESQDEDSDDLDEFTAEEDDEPESDSEDSEAGEMDLDLEDYVVELMDELDDGDGALRENVVATAADERDADEGEIEDAIQEALMSGRCYESGDDHLKAI, from the coding sequence ATGAGTCAATCTGAGGACGAGGAGGTCAACCGCCGCGAGGTCGCCTACCGGCTGTTCGCCGCGGAGTTCGACGACGCCGACTACAGTTACGCCGAGAGCGACGAGGAGCGCGCGCCGAACTACGTCGTGACGCCGACCGGCGCGCGCGTCAACCGCGTGTTCGTCGTGGGCGTGCTCACCGAGGTCGAGCAGGTCAGCGACGACGTGGTGCGCGCGCGGGTCGTCGACCCGACGGGCGCGTTCGTCGTCTACGCCGGGCAGTACCAGCCCGAGGCGCTGGCCGCTCTCGAATCCGCAGACACGCCGTCGTTCGTCGCGGTGACGGGGAAGGCCCGGACCTTCCAGCCGGAGGACGCGGACGTCGTCTACACGTCCATCCGCCCGGAGGAAGTCAGCGAGGTCGACGCCGAAACCCGCGACCGCTGGGTCGTCTCGACGGCCGAGCAGACCGTCGACCGCGTGGCGACGATGGCGGCCGCCCACGAGCGCGTCGAGCGCGGCGACAACCTCCGCGAGATTCTGGAAGCCGCGGGCGTCCAGCACGGGCTCGCGGCGGGCATCCCGCTGGCGCTCGACCACTACGGCACGACGCCGGCGTACCTCGACGCGGTCCGCACGCTCACCCTGGACGCGGCGCGCGTCGTCGCCGGCGAGCGCGACGAAGTCGGCGACCTCGCGCTCTCCCCGAGCGACGAGGGCGACGCCGACCTCAGCTTCGCGGCCGACCTCGACAGTGAATCGGCCGACGGGGAAGAGCAGGCAGCCGAGACGACCGAAGCTGAACCCGCCGAACCCACCGAATCCGAAGCCGCCGAGAGCGACGAAGCGCCCGACGCGGGGACGGTAGATGCGGATCTCGGCGAGGGCGACGAGGAGACGGAAGTCGAGACTGCGCCCGCGGTCAGCGAGACCGAGGAAGAACCCGAGCCGGAGACTGAATCCGAACCGGAGACCGAGGAGAGCGTCGAAGCGAGCGAACCGGAGGCCGAGCCGGAGTCGGAACCGGCGTCGGCGACCGGTCCAGCCGCCGAGACGCCCGAACCCGACGAAGTCGCTGCGGAAGCCGCGCCCGAGGAGGGCGAAGCAGCCGCGGACGGCGAGATGTACGAGCTCTCCGAGGAGGAGCGCGAGGAAGTCAAGGAGAACTACGACGTCGGCTTCTCGACGGGGACCGAAGTCCCGGACGCCGGCGAGTCGGACATCGACGTACCCGAATCCGACGAGGAAGCCGGCGGAGACGAAGCCACCGAGGAAGCCACGGACGAAGACGACCTCGGTGACTTCGACGCCGACGACGAGGCGTTCGACGAGTCTCAGGACGAGGACAGCGACGACCTCGACGAATTCACCGCCGAGGAGGACGACGAGCCCGAGTCCGACAGCGAGGACTCCGAAGCCGGAGAGATGGACCTCGACCTCGAAGACTACGTCGTGGAGCTGATGGACGAACTCGACGACGGCGACGGCGCGCTCCGCGAGAACGTCGTCGCGACGGCGGCCGACGAGCGGGACGCCGACGAGGGCGAAATCGAGGACGCCATCCAGGAGGCGCTGATGAGCGGGCGCTGCTACGAGTCCGGCGACGACCACCTGAAAGCCATCTAG